In the genome of Mustelus asterias chromosome 9, sMusAst1.hap1.1, whole genome shotgun sequence, the window tactctctgagtaaagaacctacctctaacatctgtcctatatctatcacccctcaatttaaagctatgtcccctcgtgttagccatcaccatccgaggaaaaaggctctcactatccaccctatctaatcctctgatcatctcgtatgcctctattaagtcacctcttaaccttcttctctctaacgaaaacaacctcaagcccctcagcctttcctcatacgattttcccaccataccaggcaacatcctggtaaatctcctctgcaccctttccaacacttccacatccttcctataatgcggcggccagaactgtacgcaatactccaaatgcggccacaccagagttttgtacagttgcaacatgacctcctggctccgaaactcaatccctctgccaataaaagctaacacaccgtacaccttcttaacgaccctatcaacctgggtgccaactttcagggatctatgcacatggacacccagatccctctgttcatccacactaccaagtatcttaccattagcccagtactctgtattcctgttactccttccaaagtgaaccaCTTcgcatttttccgcattaaactccatttgccacctctcagcccagctctgcagcttatctatgtccctctgtaacctgccacttccctctgcactgtctacaactccaccaactttagtgtcatccgcaaatttactaacccatccttctatgccctcatccgggtcattaataaaaatgacaaacagcagtggccctaaaacagatccttgcggtacaccactagtaactgaattccaggatgaatatttcccatcaaccaccaccctctgttttcttacagctagccaattcctgatccaaaccactaaatcaccctcaatcccatgtgtccgtattttctgcaaaagcttaccatggggaaccttatcaaacgctttgctgaaatccatatacaccacatcaaccgctttaccctcatccacctctttggtcaccttttcaaagaactcaataaggtttgtgaggcacgacctacccttcacaaaaccgtgctgactatccctaatcaaattattcctttctaggtgattataaatcctatctcttataatcctttccaatactttgcccacaacagaagtaaggctcaccggtctataatgaccagggttgtccctactccactttttgaacaagggggcaacatttgctatcctccagtcttctggcactgttcctctagacaatgacgacacaaagatcaaagccaaaggctctgcaatctcctctctagcccccccagagaatcctaggataaatcccatccggcccaggggacttatctatttttaccctttccagaattgctaacacctcctccttatgaacctcaatcccatccagtccaacagcctgcatctcagtactcccctcaacactgtccctctccagtgtgaatactgacgaaaaatattcatttagtccctctcctatctcttcagactccatgcacaacttcccactcctgtccttgactggccctaatcttacgctagtcattcttttactcctgacatacctatagaaagctttagggttttccttcatcctacctgccaaagacttctcatgtcccctcctggctcttcttaactctttctttaggtccttcctggcgaacttgtaactctcaagctccctaactgagccttcacatctcatctttacataagtctccttcttcctcttcacaagaaattcaacctccttagtaaaccacagttccctcacacgtctgcttcctccctgcctgacaggtacatatttatcaaggacgcgtagtagccgttccttgaacaagttccacatttcaattgtgcccatcccctgcagtttccttccccaacctatgccagctaaatctcacctaatcgcatcataatttcctttcccccagctataactcttgccctttggtatatacctatccttttccatagctaaggtaaacgtaatcgaattgtggtcactgtcaccaaagtgctcacctacctccaaatctgacacctggcctggttcattacccagtaccaaatccaatgtggcctcgcctcttgttggtctatctacatactgtgtcaggaagccttcctgcacacattggacaaaaaccgacccctccaaagtactcgaactatagcttttccagtcaatatttgtaaagttaaagtcccccataacaactacccggttactttcactcctatccagaatcatctttgcaatcttttcctctacatctctggaacttttcggaggtctataaaatactccCAACAggatgacctctcctttcctgtttctaacctcatcCAAAAAGAGATGGAAGAGGTAATCAGCAGCgccatcaagcggcacttactcagcaataacctcctCACGGACGCTCAGTTTTGTTCTGCCagaatcactcagctcctgatctcattacagttttggttcaaacatggacaaaataacTGGAatgcagaggtgaggtgagagtgattgcccttgaaataaaggccaaattTGACTATGTGGCATtgaggagcctgagcaaaacagGAGCCAATAGGGATCAGGGCTCAAGTCTCTActaattggagtcatacctggcacaaagaaagatggttgtggtggttggaggtcaaatatctcagctccaggacatcacagcaGGCGTTCCTTCGAGTAGCATCCTATGCCCAACCATCTtccgctgcttcatcaatgaccttccttctaccataaggtcaaaaatggggatgttcactgatgattgcacaatgttcagtaaaatttatgactcctcagatactgaagcagttcatgttcgaatgcagcaagacctgaacaatatccaagcttgggctgacaagtggcaaataacatttgcgcaacacaagtgccaggcaatgacatctgcaacaagagagaatttacccACTCCCCGagacattcaatgacatcatcatcacttaatctcccactatcaatatcctgggggttactattgactagaaactgaactggacgagccaaataaatactgtgattacaagagcaggtcagaggctgggaatcctggagcatgtaactcacttcctgacttcccaaagcctgtccaccatcttcaaggcacaagacaggagtgaaatggaatactcttcacttgcctggataagtgcagctccagcaacacccaagaagcttggcTCCATCTAGGATAAAGCACCACATCCACCATCTTcatcattcactcccttcaccactgtcgaacagtggcagcagtgtgtaccatttacaaggtgcactgcaacaactcatcaaggatccttcaacagcacattccaaactaatgatctctaccatctggaaggttaagggcagcagataactggaaacaccaccacctacaagttcccctccatgccactcaccattgtgacttgaaaatatataatcggtccttcactgtcactgggtcaatcctggatccccctccctaacagtgctatgggtgtacctacagctcagggctgcagcggttcaaggacacagctcaccaccacattctgaaggctaatagggatggacaacaaatgctggcctagccatagATGCCCATTGTAAATCAATACAAGAAATACAAATTGTATCAGCAAATGCAGAGAAAATTCTGCTAGACATGCGACAGAGATGTCAACTCACTAgagcaaagatgtggagatgctggcgttggactggggtgtgcacagtaagaaatctcacaacactaggttaaagtccaacaggtttatttcgaatcacaagctttcggagcactgctccttcatcaggtgagtcctgaagtCTAATACTGTGAAACTTCCACTGTACAATAATTTCCTAATTCCATGTGCAGGTTCCAAGGTCCTGGAGTACAGGTAGTATCAATCCCCCTGGGTATCACAGATATTCTGCATCATGGAAGTTAATGGAGCAGCTATTGCAGGTCTATCGACATGTTGAGATTTCATCTTGGTAACAATCAATGGAATCATTCTGACTAATTATTCTGAATGTTTTAGGGGTATCTGAGAGagtgtttttttatttgtttatgggatatggaaatcactggcttggccagcattttattgcccatccctagttgcccctgcgaagagggcatttaagagtcaaacacattgctgtgaatttggagtcacatgtaagtcaaactaggaaaggatggcagatttccttccctaaaatgaatcagatgggtttacaacaatcgtcaatggtttcatgatcagatTTTAAttccaagttattattgaattcaaattttaccagctgccatggttggAGTCAAATCCATATCACTAGAGCCTCGGTCACTAGTTTACTGGTGTAGTGCTATTACCACTAGACCGCTATCTCCCCATATTCTGTATTAGTTGGTGTGCTGGGACTAATTCTGAGGGAGTGTATTAGTTTGAGGGTGTGTATTAGTTTGAGCGAATGTATTAGTCTGAGGGAGTGAATTAGTTTGAGGGATGGTAATTTAATGGAGTGTATTAGTTTGAGGGAGTGTATTAGTTTGAGGGATGGTAATTTGAGGGAGTGTATTAGTTTGAGGAATGGTAATTTGAGGGAGTGTATTAGTTTGAGGGATGGTAATTTGAGGGAGTGTATTAGTTTGATGGAGTGTATTAGTTTTAGGGAGGGTATGAGTCTGAGGGAGTGTGTTAGTTTGAGGGAGGGCATCAGTTTGAGGGAGTGTGTTAGTTTGAGGGAGTGCATTCGTTCAAGGGAGTGTGTTAGTTTGAGGGAATGTATTAGCCAGAGGGAGGATATTAggatgtcagtattcacgggggaggtgccggatgattggagggtggctcatgttgttccgttgtttaaaaaaggttccaaaagaaatccgggaaattataggccagtaagtttgacgttggtggtgggcaagttattggaaggtgtgataagggataggatctacaaatatttggatagacagggacttattagggagagtcaacatggctttgtgcgtggtaggtcatgtttgaccaatctattagagtttttcgaggaggttaccagggaagtggatgaagggaaggcggtggatgttgtctacctggatttcagcaaggcctttgacaaggtccctcatgggaggttagttaggaaggttcagtcgctaggtatacatgggaaggtagtaaattggattagacactggctcaatggaagaagccagagagtggttgtggaggattgcttctctgagtggaggcctgtgactagtggtgtgccgcagggatcggtgttgggtccattgttgtttgttatctatatcaatgatctgggtgataatgtggtaaattggatcagcaagtttgctgatgatacaaagattggaggtgtagtggacaatgaggaaggttttcaaagcttgcagagggatttggaccaactagaaaaatgggctgaaaaatggcaaatggaatttaacgcagacaagtgtgagatattgcacattggaaggacaaaccaaagtagaacgtacagggtaaatggtaggactctgaagagtgcagttgaacagagggatctgggaatacaggtacagaattccctaaaagtgacgtcacaggtggatagggtcgtaaagagtgcctttggtacattggcctttataaatcggagtatcgagtataaaagttggagtgttatggtaaggttatataaggcattggtgaggcccaatttggagtattgtgtacagttttggtcacctagttacaggaaggatgtaaataaggttgaaagagtgcagagaaggttcacaaggatgttgccgggacttgagaagctgagttacagggagagattgaataggttgggactttattccttggagcgtagaagattgaggggagatttgatagaagtgtataagattttgatgggtatagatagagtgaatgcaagcaggctttttccgctgaggctaggggagaaaaaaaccagagggcatgggttaagggtgaaaggagaaaagtttaaagggaatattagggggggcttcttcacgcagagagtggtgggagtgtggaatgagctgccggataaagtggcaaatgcggggtcacttttatcatttaagaaaaacttggacgggttcatggatgagaggggtgtggagggatatggtccaagtgcaggtcagtgggactaggcataaaatggtttggcacagacaagaagggccaaaagtcctgtttctgagctgtaattttctatggttctatggttctagtctGAGGGAATGTGTTAGTTTGAGGGAATGTGTTAGTTTGAGGGAGGGTATTAGTTTGAGGATCAGAGGTATAATATTGTCCTCGGTTTGTTTTATTGAACTTAATCCGTTGCAGAGGGTAGCGCCATCCACACGTTGACTAGAGCAGCCCTGATCAATGAGAAATGCTCTCAGAATTTACTTACTGAATGGCCAAAGCAAATTGCAGGAATGCACAGAACACTGgggtagcactgccgcctcacagtgccagggtcctaggttcaattctgtccttggatgattgtctatgtggagtctgcccattctcctatgtctgcataggttccctctgggtgctccagtttcttcccacagtctgaaagatgtgctggttaggtgtatttgcaatgctaaattctccctcagtgtacccgaataggtgctggagtgtggcgactaggggattttcacagtaacttcattgcagtgttaatgtaaatgtacttgtgacaataataaataaactttaactataaAAGGGAGTGATGGGACTGATGGTTTTTAAAGGTTCATCATATCTTTTGGCAGAGAGAGAACTCTGAGAGAATATCACCAGCACTGAGGGGCACATCAATTATTTTCATAGAATTGTCCCGTTTTGGGTTTTTCCATTTGAATCTCACTGCTAAATTCATTCTGTCACATCAGGGATTTAGCTTGGCAATCATAATCTGTCatgtaaaaaaaacaatttgatCAATGTTGTAACCTCTTTGTCCCCACGGAGATTCCCTGGGTATAAATTATAGGCTTTGGGAATGTATTGCCTCAGAGTCTAATTCAGAGAGAATATCGCCAGCACTGAGGGACACGTCACTTCACACAGAAAATGCAGAATCTCTTTTACAGTATCCGGAAAATATATTGCTTATTCCTTGCTGTCATCGGTGTTACTGGTAAGTGACAATAACTATTAAATTGTGTAAATCTATTTGTCAGTGACTGTCTGGATCCATTCTGATTGTAAATGTTTTATTCGTTCAGTGGTGACCATTATACAGACAACCAATTCATGCAATTACTTTGTCCAGTCAAAAATCCTGAATTATCTCTGGGATTTTAATATTTTTTTACAACTGCAATTAAACCTCTGTCTGTAGCTCACATGTTCTCGGTATTACTACATTATTTGTCTTTAGGGGAATATTGTGTATTGATGGATAAGACAAGATGGATTGACGAAGGCAACTCTGCAGGGAGTATTACCATTGTAGAATTGTATTGAGTGTGGCTCACTTCCTGCAGTGAAGCACCTGGCCCCAGTGACCATGTATTATTGGCAGTATCTCTGTGCCAACAGAATAGATGTTAACTATTTACTGGTAAACAACAGGAGAGCAccaacagcatggtggcacgctggttagcactgctgcctcacagcagcagggatccatgttcgattctgggcttttgaatgttctccctgcgtctgcatgagtttcctccgggtgctccagcttcctcccatagtccaaagacgtgcaggataGATGAATTAGctttctaaattgcctcttagtgctcaaagatgtgaaggttaggtggattgaccaagcttaattgtcccttagtgtcccaagatgtgcaggataggtggattagccatgataaatgcgcaAGATTATGGGATAAGGTGGTGTGGGCCTGGGAGGgacgctcttttggagagttggtgcagacttgaagggccaaatggcctctttctgtgctgtagggattctatggtttgatgGGGAGGTCTGTTACTGGACTCAGATCCTCTGGATAATGAGATATTCTTGCTCTAAAATTTGTTACATTAAATACTTTCTGACACTGATTCATTTCCTTCCTCTAGCACACTGCTGAAATTCTTTGGGTCATGTGTGTTTAGTATCTTGATATTAGACAGGATGATTATTAGGCTTGTCACTTCTGTAACTGATTATGGTTTAAGGAACAATTTCTTAACTATGATTCTACTCATTTAACCTGCACCAATCTCCTAGGAGATGCGACATCTTCCCTTTTGCCTCCTTCCTTCACATTGCCCCAAGCACTTCATCCAGAAAAATTGTGATTGACTTGTACCTCCAGAAGTCCTGAACATTTTCCAAGTTAGATTTACTTCCTACTCCCACAGTGGCCTCTCTCCTCTCATCCTCTGACACGGTTCCACTTTTATGCTCGATGAACACAGTATTTTTCAACTTGGTTCTTTTATTGCCTACCACAGACAAAACTGATATTAATAGTTTCAGATCATTGCCACTGTCTTCATTTTCCCAGATAGCCTGTGTTGGGAATAATGGGTGGCGACACCAGTCATTGGGAATAGTGCAGATATGAGCTGGTGCTTGTGGTGAGGATCTCCTAATGGGACTCAGCTGATGGACTGTTTCTGATTGGATTTTCCATTGATCCTTCACTCTTCTGTTATTCTGCTGTGGACATTTGCACTCCTCTGGATCAATCTTCTGTTTCATTAATTGTCCCATTCTCATTCCATTATCTCTTTAGTCATTGAGTCATTCCTTCCCACAACCTGACCACAGACCTTCTCTGTTCTTCGCTCTGCCTATCTCCCACTTTTCTCCAACTCTATCAtttcttgaaaatagttgagCTCTAAGATGTACtagttctgacaaaaggtcatcaactgaagcattaactctaattctctctccacagatgcatatGACCAGTGGAAAGTTTTCAGTTTTCTCTGCTTTGTAATCATCTTTACAGCATCCACGTTTGCCCAAGTACTTCAAGCTGAAGACTAACAGTGCTGGCTTTGTAGGTGTTGGGTTAGGAGAAGTAGTTGTACTTCCAGAAGACAGGTTTTTCCCAGAAATAGTGGCAATGTTTTACCCACAACAGTTTCCTGACCCAGATGTCAGCAGGATTTACAGGCCTGGTTTTCCAGTTGGATAGGAAGAACCCCAAAGCAGGATGCAAGGCCAGGTAGGCCAATCCTGGTCTGCAGGGTATATATCTGATCCCAGAGTAATCCAACTTGGACACTAGACAAGATTCTATGGCTAAAGTTGGGGCCTTATCTATACGTGCCCTATGAGGGTTGAACTTGGGTGTCCAGGGGGCAGCAATCCAGCTCCTGCTGGTCCACAAGCAAGCTGTGAAAGCACTTATCTTCTGTTTGAAGCTGCTTTCATCTCTCttcagcacggtggcccagtggttagcactgctgcctcatagcgccagggccccaggttcgattcccagcttgggtcactgtctgtgtggagtttgcatgttcttcctgtgtctgtgtgggtttcctctgggtgctccggtttcctcccacagtcctaagatgtgcaggttaggtggattagccatgccaaattgcaacttggtgtcagagggactagcagggtaaatgcatggggtcgtggggatagggcctgggtgggattgtggtcagtgcagactcggtcagccgaatggcctctttctgtactgtagggattctattgcagCACCCCAAGGCTTTGAATCCTGGCTGACCAATGTTGAATCTCTAAACTAAGTTAAATTAGAGGCTGCCAAACTCATTACAATACTTAACATGTTTACATACTCCCACTTGGGAGCACTCCTCTTCTTTGCTACTATTTGTGCCTCTGTTAGCCTGGAAGTGGGAGGGTTGAATGCTGGTTGAGCTCATAGTTGAGATTCTTTAACCTCTGACTTAATTCTAAGCCACCTGGCTTTGATGATAAACTCTGGTCTTTACTGCCTGAGTCCAGGCACAGAGAACATTTTGTCAGTAATTCCCACTGTCTTTCCCTTCTCTTGCAGTTAATTTAGTGGCAATTGTGATCCTGtcacggggaaagtgtggcctctccacttgCACCACCCGTTACCTGGTATCGATGGCAACAGCAGATCTACTGGTTATTATCACTGCAGACATACTGTATCAAATCAATATATATTATTTTCCAGTGTCTTTCCTGTATATCACCCCTGTATGCGTTATTACCCTTATCCTGACTagtgcagccacagactgttctgtctggttcaccgtgactttcacttttgatcgatttgtggccatttgctgcaagaatctgaaaacaaaatattgcaccaAGAAAATTGCGACTGTGGTTTTAGCAACAACCAGCATTCTGCTTTGTTTAAAAAATATCCCCTTCTACTTTGCATATGAACCTGGAAAGATAATCAACAATGTCCCATGGTTTTGTTTTAGAAAGTCAAGCTATTATACTGAGCCTGGATGGATGGGGTTTAACGTTTTTGATAAGATTTTAATCCCTTTGCTCCCATTCGCCTTAATTCTGTTGCTGAATGCTCTGACGGTCAGACACATTCTAGTGGCCAGTCGGGTTCGTGAGGGACTGAGGGGTCAGGACAAGGGTGAAAATCACAGAGATACCGAGATGGAAAGCAGAAAGAAGTCCATGATTTTGCTTTTTGCCATATCCGGCAGCTTCATCCTCCTGTGGTTGACATACGTGGCAGAATTTTTATATTACAGCATTAGAGGAATTGATCCCAAGGATTACAAACATTTTGAATATATTGTTAAACACGTTGGAATTATGCTGGCAAacctaaattgctgcacaaacacatttatttatggggTGACTCAGTCCAAGTTCAGAGAGCAGGTAAAGAGTGCAGTGAAATATCCAgttacatcaattattcaattaattaataaataaaatgactGCGATCAGTCCAGAGGGAAGTCCAAGCCTTTCCAGTCCATGAATGTCACATTTATCCTGAAAATTTCTTCAATGGAATGGCAGCAGGAATCACAAGGGTTCTGAAGATACCCTTAGAAGCTGGGGGTGGGTGTGGATTGAGTGGGTgtggtggggcaggggtgggttGGTTGGTAGGGTGGGTGCTGGTATGATGGGGATGTGGTGTCGTTTGGGATAGTCACCATGATTGGGAAACAAATCTATTTTTGATACACAATTTTTGCTTTTTGGGCAGGACATCTAGTTTGTCACATTCAGTCTGAGCTCTTCTAAAATGGCTACCACTACAGCTATTGACCAAAATGGTCCCTCCTCATTCGCGGCTGGGATTTTTCAGTGCCGCTGGCAGTGAA includes:
- the LOC144499234 gene encoding putative G-protein coupled receptor 139; the protein is MQNLFYSIRKIYCLFLAVIGVTVNLVAIVILSRGKCGLSTCTTRYLVSMATADLLVIITADILYQINIYYFPVSFLYITPVCVITLILTSAATDCSVWFTVTFTFDRFVAICCKNLKTKYCTKKIATVVLATTSILLCLKNIPFYFAYEPGKIINNVPWFCFRKSSYYTEPGWMGFNVFDKILIPLLPFALILLLNALTVRHILVASRVREGLRGQDKGENHRDTEMESRKKSMILLFAISGSFILLWLTYVAEFLYYSIRGIDPKDYKHFEYIVKHVGIMLANLNCCTNTFIYGVTQSKFREQVKSAVKYPVTSIIQLINK